Sequence from the Xiphophorus maculatus strain JP 163 A chromosome 16, X_maculatus-5.0-male, whole genome shotgun sequence genome:
atgttaaatatatgtatttgacattaaaataaatgaaaatgcattatatatatatatatatatatatatatatatatatatatatatatatatatatatatatatatatatatatatatatatatatatatatatatatatataaaatgcattttcattatatataatataatgaaaattatattttatatatatatatatatatatatatatatatatatatatatatatatatatatatatatatatatatatatatatatatatatatatatatatataatgcatTTTCAGGTCTTTATTACTCAATGCAGTAATTCATTTGGGAAATCTAGTCAAAATTACAATCATATATATGgcaaaattcacataaaaacatttttataatttttttgcttGCTATAAAGTACATCATAAAATATTAGCTAAATGCTGTTGTGTCTCACAGAATAAACAAGAACATCTGACTGGTTAACCTACACACCAACTCAGCTGTTGACTGATACCTTCAACAAATGGCAATTTAGGAAtatttaggaaatatttattaaacaaatatttcctaaatagttatttaatttaaagaaacattttcggTAATTTTGGAAGAATATTTTATATGCTTAATGGCATTGTTGCTGccaaagaaataacaaatgCTCTGTTtggtaattgcttttttaaaatcactaaataaaaatatgtgttgCATTTATCCAGGTTATTTATGTCTGGCAACATTTTTTCTTATGAGATGAAGAAtttcagtgtgacaaaaaaaaaagcaaaaacaaaataaatctgtattgGGGACAATGCTTTTTCATgacactgtaaatatttcaaacatgctTCTCTTTGTATAAAACAAGATGTCCTGTATTGGATTGTCATCAAAACAATCTTTCATTTAAAGCTTCTGTCCACAGAACGCTGCCGTTTTTGGAAGCTATGCAAATCAAAATGGGGAGGAcattaagtaaataataaacatttttccacagcTGCTTTGCTCTTTAATTTTGGGGCCTAGGAGAGAATCTTTGATTTGTGCAGGTAGTGTTAAAAGTCTGTGTTCAGATAgaactaaatacattttgcttaTGATTTAGCTCCAGAACATCAAATCCCTGCATTACATTACTGTcttcaaaaagtttttttctttaaatttgtcttCATAAATATAGGCTCATTTTATAAAGTACCATTACAGACTATGTTACCTCACCACCCCTTAACCATTTCCACATAACAAGTGGCAGATTGCCTGGACACACAACTTGCAGTGTTGAATCTGTTTCAAAATTTCttatactcttttttttatgctgtggctgcatttttaaaaatatgttgttgctGCTAACATCTGTCAGCTGTAGCTTCAGTGTGTATTTGGCccatttttgtatttcttgcCCGAACCTTAACTTTGCAGCCTCCATGTGCATGGCTGAGGCTGACAGAGCTCCTCCTGTGCTCATTAATAATGTATAAACCTCTTTTTCCTGAAAAACTTTGTATGCAGTGTGATGCATCAATACAGACAAGAATGCAATACTTTCTAtagtaccttgcaaaagtactcaAATGTCTTCAGCTTCctcacatttttaatgttacaTCCAGCCTctgcaatgtattttattggaattctatttaatagaccaacacaaagtaacatatatttttgtactgaaagaaaaattatacatgatttttaaagattttttcacatataaaaattattaaagtgCTGCCTGCCTCTGTATTTAGCTACTGTATCTACTCAGATACTCCCAATTATAATCCAGTGCAGTCAGTTGCCTTCAGAAGCCTTTTGGTGTCTttgttaaacattattttacaaaaccaaCAATGCAATCGCGCTGAacactgaaatatgtttttggcagcatcatgctgtggggttgaGTTTCTTCTACAAGGACAATGTACTGTAGCTAGTTGGAGTTCACGAGAAGACGGACGCAGCTAAATACAGTGGAAAACTGGAATGAAACCTGATACTGATGTTTGTTTGCGTTCCAGCAGGACAGTGATCCTATACCTACatccagagctacaatggaataATTCAGATCGTcgatgttcatgtttttataaaaaagacaaatgggCAAAACTTTACaaacctgcaggaaaaaaaacttgcagtTGTAAATGGAGCAAACAATTATCCTGCAGACTGGAAAATGCGTGGTTTTAATTCCATGTCACAATTATTcaccactttgtgtttctctAGCACATATAATTCCAATACATTGAAGCTTGTGGTTATAGTATGCCAAACtttggaaaagtttaaatgtttagaatacctttgcaaggcactgtaaatgGTAGATGTTATGAAAACCTGCTTCGTTGTTACTCTGACCTGTTTTCTATAACCAGATGGTGTCTTTGGAGATTATTCATCctaaagctgtttgtttttgctatcATCATATGCAAAATGATGCATACATTACAAAGtcattcaattttctttttgatcttTTAATACGGCATCACAACTGTTTAAGaagcatcatttaaaaatattttggctgATTGATTAGAACATTGTACGCATAGAGGCATTTGCTTTAGTTTGGAAAGagtttacattttgaataaaagtgGAATTTTCCTCTTGACAGTTTTTGCAACCTCACTGAAATTTTCATTTCTCACCTAACAGATGGAGAGATTACCTCCAAGCCCATGGTGCTGTTCCTTGGACCCTGGAGTGTAGGAAAGTCCTCAATGATCAATTACCTCCTGGGCTTGCACGACAGCCCATATCAGCTTTACACAGGTATACCACGCAGCTATGTATTGCCAATAAATCATATTAGTGAGTCATTTTCAGGGGAAAATTGAGCAAGAACATCTACAGGAAGATTAGAAGAGTAGTATTGACTCTTACAAATGGATGTTTAACTACATTTGCTGAATGTTGTTGATGCTTCCTTTCTTTGGtgaatgtttgtcatttttattgcctggaaaaaaaatatgttggcCATTTGCTGCACCTTTCTTGCTAACTTATTCTCTTCCTTAATAATTTTACTCTGCAGGAGCTGAGCCCACTACCTCTGAGTTTACTGTTATAATGCACGGGGAGAAAATCCGTTCTGTAGAGGGTATCGTCATGGCAGCAGATAGCTCTCGCTCATTCTCTCCACTTGAAAAGTTTGGCCAGAACTTCCTGGAAAAGCTGATTGGCATCGAGATGCCTCACAAGCTGCTAGAACGTGTGACTTTTGTGGACACACCGGGAATCATAGAGAACCGCAAGCAGCAGGAAAGAGGTAACAGAGACAGTTCACTTTGTATTAGGCATatcagaatgaaaacaaaaagaaagcatcTCTTGAACATTTTAGCATTTGTCTCAATATACCACAGACTTTAATATTGTTCATCGGGTTTCTGTGTAAGAAACTGATCTTTTACTAAAGActacaaaaacagcaacagtgaTTTTTCAAACGTCACAAAAGAGCAACAATGCAGAGCTCCCAGAAGTCTTCCTATGCACTTTAGCACACCCACTACATAATTCTGACACCATGCAAGAAAAATGTTCTGTCCAGAATAAGCAACAATAACAAGCTGTAAAATCTCTATAACCTATGTTTCAAAAAGAGAAGGACAGCATTTTGCTTCTGCAGCTTTGCTCTTGCAGACTAGCTATACACCTTAATGGTGCGCATCAACCTGAACAGGTCCAACACCTGGGcaaacatagtggtggcagcatcaagcTGTGGACATGCTGATCAAAGCTGATGGGCattgtgattattttaacaacatGTTTATGCTTTTGTAAAGCACTGTACAGTACAACATAAATTGTAACacaatttgttttcttccaccCAGGTTATCCTTTCAACGATGTCTGCCAGTGGTTCATTGACCGTGCTGATCTCATCTTTGTTGTGTTTGACCCAACCAAACTGGATGTTGGTCTTGAGCTCGAGATGTTGTTCCGGCAGTTGAAAGGCCGGGAGTCACAGATCCGCATCATCCTAAACAAGGCGGACAATCTGGCCACGCAGGACTTAATGAGAGTTTATGGAGCACTCTTCTGGAGTTTGGCTCCACTTATTAATGTGACTGAACCGCCTCGTGTCTACGTCAGCTCCTTCTGGCCATATGATTATGCTCCAGACACCAGTCGCGAACTCTTCAAGAGAGAGGAAATCTCCCTCTTGGAAGATCTTAACCAGGTGATTGAGAACCGGATGGAGAACAAGATCGCCTTCATCCGCCAACACGCCATCCGTGTGCGCATCCATGCCCTGCTTGTGGACCGTTACGTCCAGACTTTCAAAGAGAAGATGACCTTTTTCAGTGACCCAGAATTGGTCTTCCAGGAGATTGTAGATGAGCCGGacaagttttatattttcaaatcaattcTAGCCAAGACCAACGTCAGCAAGTTTGACCTACCCAACCGGGATGCTTATCGTGACTTCTTTGGCATTAATCCAATCGCCAACTTCAAGTCCCTGGCATCTCAATGTTCCTACATTGGAGGCTGCCTTTTGGATAAGATTGAGAAGGCAATCA
This genomic interval carries:
- the srl gene encoding sarcalumenin isoform X2, which codes for MKGTVSICCLLTLLLLQATAEVEEFDSVLRDRSHIDETLRLAAEEKAADYAAAIQKLRKIYHSSIKPMEQAYKYNELRQHEISDGEITSKPMVLFLGPWSVGKSSMINYLLGLHDSPYQLYTGAEPTTSEFTVIMHGEKIRSVEGIVMAADSSRSFSPLEKFGQNFLEKLIGIEMPHKLLERVTFVDTPGIIENRKQQERGYPFNDVCQWFIDRADLIFVVFDPTKLDVGLELEMLFRQLKGRESQIRIILNKADNLATQDLMRVYGALFWSLAPLINVTEPPRVYVSSFWPYDYAPDTSRELFKREEISLLEDLNQVIENRMENKIAFIRQHAIRVRIHALLVDRYVQTFKEKMTFFSDPELVFQEIVDEPDKFYIFKSILAKTNVSKFDLPNRDAYRDFFGINPIANFKSLASQCSYIGGCLLDKIEKAITNELPALLSSINSGKQPGLSSCEVTGCGEKPKNRYRKN
- the srl gene encoding sarcalumenin isoform X1, which codes for MKGTVSICCLLTLLLLQATAEVEEFDSVLRDRSHIDETLRLAAEEKAADYAAAIQKLRKIYHSSIKPMEQAYKYNELRQHEISAYPGRTLGDSATDGEITSKPMVLFLGPWSVGKSSMINYLLGLHDSPYQLYTGAEPTTSEFTVIMHGEKIRSVEGIVMAADSSRSFSPLEKFGQNFLEKLIGIEMPHKLLERVTFVDTPGIIENRKQQERGYPFNDVCQWFIDRADLIFVVFDPTKLDVGLELEMLFRQLKGRESQIRIILNKADNLATQDLMRVYGALFWSLAPLINVTEPPRVYVSSFWPYDYAPDTSRELFKREEISLLEDLNQVIENRMENKIAFIRQHAIRVRIHALLVDRYVQTFKEKMTFFSDPELVFQEIVDEPDKFYIFKSILAKTNVSKFDLPNRDAYRDFFGINPIANFKSLASQCSYIGGCLLDKIEKAITNELPALLSSINSGKQPGLSSCEVTGCGEKPKNRYRKN